The following coding sequences lie in one Lentilactobacillus sp. SPB1-3 genomic window:
- a CDS encoding dihydrolipoyl dehydrogenase family protein: protein MATYDYDVLYLGSGHGTFDGAIPLAQTGKKVGIIESRLIGGTCPNRGCNAKIILDAPVELQRASERLKGIVDPVPTINWKENVEHKQEVIDKLPVMISGAIESAGIDIIKGYGTLLDAHTIEVDGQPHTAEKLVISTGLRPNKLDIPGTELSHDSEDFMNLKKLPERIAIIGSGYISLEFATIANAAGSKVTVFMHGDQALRQFNQDYVTAVVDDLERRGVKFVKFAGVSAFEKQDKEFVVKYADGQQKVDWILDATGRIPNVENIGLDKVGVKYNKHGIEVNDYLQTTVDNIYASGDVIDKTQPKLTPTAIFESMYLTNLLSGQTDKPIDYPVIPSVVFTSPRIAKAGVSVEEAKQKGYKIVENHLTDEWYRQIDKQDLVENAFIYNEENQIVGVTEVSERADDVINAVLPLIEFGLSDEQIGRLVYLFPSITASTLSHRK from the coding sequence ATGGCAACTTATGATTATGATGTTTTATATCTAGGTAGTGGACACGGAACTTTCGATGGTGCCATTCCATTGGCCCAAACAGGTAAAAAGGTCGGAATCATTGAAAGTCGTTTGATTGGTGGAACTTGTCCTAACCGCGGCTGCAATGCCAAAATCATTCTAGATGCTCCCGTTGAACTACAACGAGCATCAGAAAGACTAAAAGGAATTGTGGATCCTGTGCCAACAATTAATTGGAAAGAAAATGTCGAACATAAACAAGAGGTTATTGATAAACTACCAGTAATGATCAGCGGTGCGATTGAATCAGCTGGTATCGATATCATTAAGGGATATGGTACTTTACTTGATGCTCATACTATTGAAGTCGATGGTCAGCCTCACACAGCTGAAAAACTAGTTATTTCCACTGGGTTAAGACCAAATAAACTAGATATCCCCGGCACTGAACTCTCTCACGATAGTGAAGACTTCATGAACCTAAAGAAATTACCAGAACGAATCGCGATTATTGGTTCTGGATATATTAGTCTGGAATTTGCTACCATCGCTAATGCTGCCGGATCTAAGGTTACTGTCTTCATGCATGGTGACCAAGCATTGCGTCAATTCAATCAAGATTATGTTACTGCTGTAGTCGATGATCTTGAACGACGAGGAGTAAAATTCGTTAAATTTGCAGGTGTCTCTGCATTTGAAAAACAGGATAAAGAATTTGTTGTTAAGTATGCTGATGGTCAACAAAAAGTTGATTGGATCCTTGACGCTACTGGTAGAATTCCAAACGTTGAAAACATAGGGTTAGATAAAGTTGGGGTCAAATACAACAAACACGGAATCGAAGTTAATGATTATCTACAAACAACAGTTGATAATATTTATGCTTCTGGTGACGTAATTGACAAAACTCAACCAAAATTGACTCCAACTGCAATCTTTGAATCAATGTACCTAACCAACCTATTATCGGGTCAGACTGACAAACCAATTGATTATCCTGTCATCCCTTCAGTAGTCTTCACATCCCCTAGAATTGCAAAAGCTGGGGTTTCAGTTGAAGAAGCCAAACAAAAGGGCTACAAGATTGTTGAAAATCATCTAACAGATGAATGGTATCGTCAGATCGACAAACAAGATTTAGTTGAAAATGCCTTCATTTATAATGAAGAAAACCAAATTGTTGGGGTAACTGAAGTCAGTGAAAGAGCTGATGATGTTATCAACGCAGTGTTACCACTTATTGAATTCGGCTTGAGTGATGAGCAAATTGGTCGACTAGTTTACCTATTCCCATCAATTACCGCATCCACCTTGTCTCATCGTAAATAG
- a CDS encoding glycosyltransferase family 2 protein translates to MNIHSNRRHYVTLTLVIMALAVVIATYLLVQPGLLGEIMLIIIKILAGMVALWTYSLIFYYMFLSIFGYKKATRNYQIHEPKLKFLILIPSHNEENVIGATIQHLHGVDYPKDLYQVVVVSDQSSDATTKIAEAEGAEVIDTSLNKHPRIGIGKPAGLQYALDDYDYKKYDYVLVIDADNFVDNNIFTELNSQLLEHHFDAVQTYLDSKNTDKFQPLGYAASYWTMNRMFQLSKYRLHLPNSIGGTGFVVSTEWLANNGGFRSHSLTEDLEMEIRIVESGGMVGWNHFTRIYDEKPESLGQSLIQRYRWSRGHWYVAFHNFSKLLIDFFKTGKLRFLDQLNYLFSMRLNVQVNVAVALVINGLIMMSVYKNNAIGIMFFKWAKVYVVPLTILNFFVVIYGFIPMIYGIMVDGHLGILKTIKAVFALMWFSLTYFISQMAGLFTFYDQTTWSHTKHVKNTINNKH, encoded by the coding sequence ATGAATATTCATAGTAATCGGCGACATTATGTAACGTTGACGTTGGTAATTATGGCTTTGGCGGTAGTGATTGCGACTTATTTGCTGGTACAACCAGGTCTGTTGGGGGAGATTATGCTCATCATAATCAAGATTCTGGCAGGAATGGTAGCTTTATGGACGTATTCACTGATTTTTTATTATATGTTTTTATCTATTTTTGGATACAAAAAAGCAACCAGAAATTATCAGATTCATGAACCAAAATTAAAGTTTTTAATCCTAATTCCATCACATAACGAAGAAAATGTTATAGGTGCTACTATCCAACATTTGCATGGGGTAGACTATCCTAAGGATCTTTATCAAGTTGTGGTTGTTTCAGATCAATCATCGGACGCAACTACTAAAATTGCCGAGGCAGAGGGTGCCGAAGTCATAGATACTTCGCTTAATAAGCATCCCAGAATTGGAATCGGTAAACCCGCAGGATTACAATATGCACTTGATGATTATGACTATAAAAAATATGATTATGTATTGGTAATTGATGCTGATAATTTTGTGGATAATAATATCTTTACAGAATTAAATTCACAATTATTAGAACATCATTTTGATGCTGTACAAACTTACTTAGATAGTAAGAACACCGATAAGTTTCAGCCTTTGGGGTATGCCGCTTCATATTGGACTATGAACCGGATGTTTCAATTGTCGAAATATCGATTGCACTTGCCAAATAGTATTGGTGGAACAGGATTTGTAGTTTCAACAGAATGGTTAGCTAATAATGGCGGATTTCGTTCTCATAGTCTGACAGAAGATTTGGAAATGGAAATTAGAATAGTAGAATCTGGTGGCATGGTTGGATGGAATCATTTCACGAGAATTTATGACGAAAAGCCTGAAAGCCTGGGACAATCTTTAATTCAGCGATATCGTTGGAGTAGAGGACATTGGTATGTGGCCTTTCATAACTTTTCTAAGTTGCTAATTGATTTCTTCAAAACAGGCAAGCTTAGATTTTTGGATCAACTTAATTATTTATTTTCTATGCGACTAAACGTGCAAGTTAATGTTGCCGTCGCACTGGTTATCAATGGATTAATTATGATGAGTGTTTATAAGAATAATGCAATTGGGATAATGTTTTTTAAATGGGCCAAGGTTTATGTCGTTCCATTGACTATCCTGAATTTCTTTGTCGTAATCTATGGGTTTATTCCGATGATTTACGGGATAATGGTAGATGGTCATTTAGGAATTCTCAAAACTATCAAAGCCGTGTTTGCATTAATGTGGTTCTCACTTACTTACTTCATATCTCAAATGGCAGGACTATTTACATTTTATGATCAAACGACCTGGTCGCATACCAAGCATGTTAAGAATACAATAAATAATAAACACTAA
- a CDS encoding lectin-like domain-containing protein produces MNKKLKLTLMMSAALFVGVTGTSFVPTHHVLADTTATSSDSDAGSVTLSGDQLNNLFTTTGKASISNTAGQVNLVPGNAGIFSSAEAGSVYLNGNIDMSKSFELSVDVNLASKRPIFGTKSDGIIFAFRPGDPTVVGNPGSGMGIGGIQGAFGVTLDTYHNSDNQFARSYKDPSTDPYISFFQNNYDGNEHDFDNVNSGGGDTLTGPANGYAKQWIDNTNTGGKGAQAVGKNNLGDSDWLPLDILYDGSTHKLTYTLKTNGGGQVIATDTYDFSDRINLYGNYMNLSISSGDSYASQASANVRFNTLTLHPVAVTNVNYMDTDGNKVADTSTLNTPINPTGDTTATIEPKSIDGYELDHVEGPAEYDSTTHILTIKNGATLNGDLLQNITFYYKKVETSEPGNPGTGGGNTDPSNPGTGGGSTEPGDPGTGGGNTDPSEPGTGGGNTDPSNPGTGGGNTDPSNPGNGGGSTGPSNPGNSGGSTEPSNPGTGGGTTEPSNPGTGGGTTEPSNPGTGGGTTEPSNPGNSGGSTNPSNPGNSGGSTEPSNPGNGGGTTEPSNPGVGGGNTNSSNPGIGGSTNPNKPAESGDMPNWAAVKGQSVYGIKGFYLYKSANFSKGQRIKGYAKTTRVNRPQFVVKNYKRDAKGNLRYYVQQYNPYTGKYIKGTTGYITANQKYVVKAYYQSVPKNKKIIVINKNGVKTYRNVKLSGKSKLYKKGSVLKVKAVKNYKLTTRYQLSNGQYVTGSKKFVIWK; encoded by the coding sequence GTGAATAAAAAATTAAAATTAACTTTGATGATGTCTGCTGCCTTATTCGTAGGTGTTACTGGAACAAGCTTTGTACCAACGCACCATGTCTTGGCAGATACCACGGCTACTTCAAGCGATAGTGATGCAGGTTCAGTTACTTTATCTGGAGATCAGTTAAATAACTTATTTACTACAACTGGTAAGGCAAGCATCAGTAATACAGCTGGACAAGTTAATTTGGTGCCAGGAAATGCCGGAATATTTAGTAGTGCAGAAGCCGGTTCAGTATATCTAAACGGTAATATTGACATGTCAAAGAGTTTTGAACTATCAGTTGACGTAAACCTGGCTTCTAAAAGACCGATTTTTGGTACTAAGAGTGACGGAATTATCTTTGCCTTTCGTCCAGGCGATCCAACGGTGGTTGGTAACCCAGGATCCGGGATGGGAATCGGTGGTATTCAGGGAGCCTTTGGAGTGACGTTGGATACTTACCATAATAGTGATAATCAATTTGCCCGAAGCTACAAGGATCCGTCTACTGATCCATATATTTCATTTTTCCAGAACAATTATGACGGTAATGAGCATGACTTTGATAATGTTAATTCTGGTGGTGGTGATACCCTAACAGGTCCTGCCAATGGATATGCTAAGCAGTGGATCGATAACACTAATACGGGTGGCAAGGGTGCACAAGCAGTCGGCAAGAATAATCTAGGCGACAGTGATTGGTTACCATTAGACATCTTATACGATGGCAGTACTCATAAATTAACCTATACATTGAAAACAAATGGTGGCGGCCAGGTGATTGCCACGGATACCTATGATTTTTCAGATCGAATTAATCTATATGGTAATTATATGAACTTATCAATTTCATCTGGTGATTCATACGCTTCACAAGCATCAGCTAATGTTAGGTTTAACACGTTGACACTACATCCAGTGGCCGTAACCAATGTTAACTACATGGATACGGATGGGAACAAGGTAGCGGATACAAGCACGTTGAATACGCCAATTAATCCAACAGGTGATACCACGGCAACTATTGAGCCTAAATCAATTGATGGTTATGAATTGGACCATGTCGAAGGACCAGCTGAATATGATTCAACCACTCATATATTGACGATTAAAAACGGAGCCACATTAAATGGGGACTTGTTGCAAAACATTACTTTCTATTATAAGAAGGTAGAAACGAGTGAACCAGGTAATCCAGGCACCGGTGGTGGCAACACTGATCCAAGTAATCCAGGAACCGGTGGTGGAAGTACCGAACCGGGAGATCCAGGAACTGGCGGTGGCAACACTGATCCAAGCGAACCAGGCACCGGTGGTGGCAATACTGATCCAAGTAATCCAGGAACCGGTGGTGGCAATACTGATCCAAGTAATCCGGGTAATGGTGGCGGAAGTACCGGACCAAGCAATCCGGGTAACAGCGGTGGAAGTACCGAACCAAGTAACCCAGGAACTGGCGGTGGCACTACCGAACCAAGTAACCCAGGAACTGGCGGTGGCACTACCGAACCAAGTAACCCAGGAACTGGCGGTGGCACTACCGAACCAAGTAATCCAGGTAACAGTGGCGGAAGTACCAATCCAAGCAACCCAGGTAACAGTGGCGGAAGTACCGAACCAAGTAATCCAGGTAACGGTGGCGGTACCACGGAACCAAGCAATCCAGGTGTAGGTGGAGGTAATACTAACTCAAGTAATCCGGGTATAGGTGGTAGTACCAATCCAAATAAACCGGCAGAAAGCGGAGATATGCCAAATTGGGCTGCCGTAAAAGGACAATCAGTGTACGGTATTAAAGGATTTTATCTGTACAAGAGTGCTAATTTTAGTAAGGGTCAACGAATTAAAGGGTATGCTAAAACAACGCGTGTTAATCGACCACAATTTGTGGTTAAGAATTACAAGCGTGATGCTAAAGGAAACTTAAGATACTATGTTCAGCAATACAACCCATATACTGGGAAGTATATTAAAGGAACTACAGGTTACATTACAGCTAATCAAAAGTATGTTGTAAAAGCGTACTATCAATCAGTCCCTAAAAATAAAAAAATTATTGTGATTAATAAGAATGGCGTGAAGACTTATCGAAACGTAAAATTGTCTGGTAAGTCGAAACTCTATAAAAAGGGCAGTGTATTAAAGGTTAAAGCTGTCAAAAATTACAAATTAACTACTCGTTATCAATTATCAAATGGTCAATATGTAACTGGTAGCAAGAAGTTCGTTATTTGGAAATAA
- a CDS encoding surface layer protein SlpB gives MNIKKTILISAASLGMLAGIAAVNSDNASAKTYAKVTSNKTLTTDATTRNVTFNGSNALYNKAGTLKGARKVATTTTLNNLVNSNSSKKNFRAYRVATTNRGSVYYKIVAFDKSYRGWIYGGKTVGNFSGGINQYETFKNGTLTDIQRNGTYKIANVGTANNDKTVTYKQPSWTQYKVGRQITDSTPYKDATFKIDQVGTRTRENDTWVHITATDSKNSAANGWILASGLTDAEAPIPNDSVQIRFVTNTGTEIKVANYQVPGASKNTQLGNGTVLPEQHIKGIESLAATTLAGTGYQLNSDGKLTPAQQTDLSKAATGGTINVTVTPESSNQAFSNITLNTSSTAAPGGIVDTEAGEAPIDKNAFGYSDNGTSVIANNLPTLKSNALSNIKGDSGQKVSESAIKNALSDQGLTDFYVVYQNGVVFRQFVTDSGLKIPAFDGQYEIWHYTYKDVTGDLTVGSTNVNVNYSVQKKKVPLGKWIQPASGTNSWKNVFASIS, from the coding sequence ATGAACATTAAAAAGACAATTTTAATTTCAGCTGCATCATTAGGAATGCTAGCTGGTATTGCCGCAGTTAACTCAGATAATGCAAGTGCAAAAACCTATGCAAAAGTTACTTCGAACAAGACATTAACAACAGATGCAACTACTAGAAACGTTACCTTTAATGGTTCAAATGCTTTGTATAACAAGGCTGGAACTTTGAAAGGTGCCAGAAAGGTTGCTACTACAACAACTCTAAATAATTTGGTTAATTCAAATAGTTCTAAAAAGAACTTTAGAGCTTATCGAGTAGCAACCACTAACCGAGGATCGGTATACTACAAGATTGTAGCTTTTGATAAATCTTATCGTGGCTGGATCTATGGTGGTAAAACAGTTGGCAACTTTAGCGGTGGAATTAACCAATATGAAACTTTCAAAAATGGTACTTTGACGGATATTCAAAGAAACGGTACCTATAAGATTGCCAATGTAGGAACTGCTAATAATGACAAGACAGTCACTTACAAACAACCTTCATGGACTCAATATAAAGTTGGTCGTCAAATTACAGACTCAACTCCATATAAAGACGCCACCTTTAAGATTGATCAGGTTGGTACTCGAACTCGTGAAAACGATACTTGGGTTCACATTACGGCAACTGATTCAAAGAACAGTGCTGCTAACGGCTGGATCTTAGCATCTGGATTGACAGATGCTGAGGCACCAATTCCTAACGATAGCGTTCAAATTAGATTTGTAACTAATACGGGTACCGAAATTAAGGTCGCAAATTATCAAGTACCTGGCGCATCAAAGAATACTCAATTGGGAAATGGTACAGTGTTGCCAGAACAACATATTAAAGGAATTGAAAGCCTAGCTGCTACAACATTAGCTGGTACGGGATACCAGTTAAACAGTGATGGTAAGTTAACTCCAGCTCAACAAACTGATCTTTCTAAAGCTGCGACGGGTGGAACGATTAATGTGACTGTTACACCAGAGTCGTCAAACCAAGCTTTTAGTAATATTACATTGAACACAAGTTCAACTGCAGCTCCTGGAGGAATAGTTGATACCGAAGCGGGCGAGGCCCCAATTGATAAGAATGCATTTGGATATTCAGATAATGGTACAAGCGTTATTGCAAATAATTTACCAACCTTGAAATCCAATGCCTTAAGCAATATAAAGGGTGATAGTGGTCAAAAGGTTTCCGAATCTGCAATTAAAAATGCATTATCAGATCAAGGTTTAACTGATTTCTATGTTGTTTATCAAAACGGAGTTGTATTCAGACAATTTGTCACAGATTCGGGATTGAAAATTCCTGCATTTGATGGTCAATATGAAATCTGGCACTACACTTACAAAGATGTTACTGGAGATTTAACTGTCGGAAGCACAAATGTGAATGTTAATTATTCAGTACAGAAGAAGAAAGTACCTTTAGGAAAATGGATTCAACCAGCTTCTGGAACTAACAGTTGGAAGAATGTATTTGCAAGTATTAGCTAG
- a CDS encoding DUF5776 domain-containing protein, whose product MLSTEKQAKTAYTKKKIFLFGAGLALGFGGWSIIDNQQQLSSLVTTAQAATQQTENQNSQDVTASSNKESKADESISDWMPNTKLQNLVLLMLQAQDKSKTYNSVNDITKDDMQKLTYVDNYWKVPFGLGSSEFIKYETYNADGSQYSLEGLQYATNLKDLVLRQNLNGGHGAFQGNITDISPIANLTNLEYIELAGNQISDVKPLVNLKKVTYLNIAWNSITDFSPLNTAQYTGDHTYPTGPSKGDSTGQIDPTVTSNGVLNQRVTLPPVYIDPSKPLPTNYHLDSPIKLPGGETGKLVALNTARIAGRVTMEATTGQKQGIMIWDNAGSSVSDGSTGLNYTITKNQVFDPNLGSAYPTYNVFKQHYEYFMAANYFASGQTSNPVATIFIPYIMGQQPTLTGDDVQIYVNDPVPEDSAFNAKATDVNGKSEDVTIDKSAVDNTKPGKYPVYLTTADGQKETVYVTVLESEASIDGDDLTIHVGDPKPTADDFHAKAVDKNGHEEEVTVNFGDADLNKAGQYKVDLVAVDGQDKLVTLTVLDNKKSINGDDFTMTVGDPEPTANDFKAVATDADGKGLVVTPDYSQVDFSKAGDYKVTLKASDGQEKVVTLHIKDKATNPGNPGNPSNPGNPSNPSNPSQPGNPSNPSDPSDPNNSGNENNTGGGEVAPKNTVVYSLKNIYLYKDANFRKVDRTAHHVAKDRIDRPMFVVTGYARSKAGNLRYQVKDVNHFSKTDGKTGYITAKWDYVRPVYYQTKHSTITVISAKGVKSYKNKNLTGKVKNYKQGTVLNVKSIERHNLTTRFVLSNGQYITANRKLVNMGRHKQPTKVKAKTSVKRYKTVNLTRKNRSFKRNQVFKVIRYEYSNNQNVSKYGTLRYRVSGGYITGNSKYVQVIN is encoded by the coding sequence ATGCTATCAACTGAAAAGCAAGCGAAAACTGCATATACAAAGAAAAAAATATTCTTGTTTGGTGCTGGACTGGCCTTAGGATTTGGTGGCTGGTCGATTATTGATAATCAGCAGCAGTTATCATCATTGGTTACTACTGCTCAGGCTGCAACCCAACAAACAGAAAATCAAAATAGTCAAGATGTTACTGCATCTAGCAATAAAGAGTCTAAAGCGGATGAATCAATTTCTGATTGGATGCCTAACACCAAGCTACAAAATTTAGTGTTATTGATGTTACAAGCTCAAGACAAGAGTAAGACCTATAACAGCGTCAATGATATTACTAAAGATGATATGCAAAAATTGACATATGTCGATAATTATTGGAAAGTTCCTTTTGGCTTAGGAAGTTCCGAATTTATTAAGTATGAGACATATAACGCTGATGGATCACAATATTCACTTGAAGGATTGCAGTATGCCACTAACTTGAAAGATCTAGTTTTACGGCAAAACTTAAATGGGGGTCATGGTGCCTTTCAAGGCAATATCACTGATATTTCGCCAATCGCTAACTTAACTAACCTAGAATATATTGAACTAGCAGGTAATCAAATTTCAGATGTTAAACCTTTGGTCAATTTGAAGAAAGTTACTTATCTGAACATCGCTTGGAATTCGATTACAGATTTTTCTCCTTTGAATACTGCTCAGTATACTGGTGATCACACATATCCAACTGGTCCCTCCAAAGGTGACTCTACAGGACAAATCGATCCAACCGTAACTAGTAACGGAGTATTAAATCAACGGGTAACATTACCACCTGTGTACATTGATCCAAGCAAGCCTTTGCCAACCAACTATCATCTGGATTCACCAATTAAACTTCCTGGTGGTGAAACTGGTAAGCTAGTCGCTCTTAACACTGCTAGAATCGCTGGTAGAGTGACAATGGAAGCTACGACTGGACAGAAACAAGGAATCATGATTTGGGATAACGCCGGATCATCGGTATCTGACGGGTCGACGGGATTAAACTATACCATTACGAAAAATCAGGTATTTGATCCTAATCTAGGTAGTGCGTATCCAACTTACAATGTGTTTAAACAACATTATGAATACTTTATGGCTGCAAACTACTTTGCATCTGGCCAGACCAGCAACCCAGTAGCGACTATCTTTATTCCGTATATTATGGGTCAACAACCAACTTTAACTGGCGATGATGTGCAGATTTACGTTAATGATCCGGTACCAGAAGATTCTGCGTTCAATGCTAAAGCTACGGACGTTAATGGTAAGTCAGAAGATGTAACTATTGATAAAAGCGCTGTGGATAACACCAAGCCTGGTAAATATCCAGTTTACTTAACAACGGCTGATGGTCAAAAAGAAACTGTATACGTTACAGTACTGGAAAGTGAAGCTAGTATTGATGGCGATGATTTAACTATCCATGTGGGTGATCCTAAGCCAACTGCGGATGATTTTCATGCCAAAGCTGTTGATAAAAATGGGCATGAAGAGGAAGTCACTGTTAACTTTGGCGATGCAGATTTAAACAAAGCTGGCCAGTACAAAGTTGATTTGGTCGCTGTTGATGGTCAAGACAAACTAGTGACTTTGACGGTCCTTGATAACAAGAAGAGCATTAATGGGGACGACTTCACTATGACTGTGGGCGATCCGGAGCCAACTGCTAATGACTTTAAGGCAGTAGCTACTGACGCTGATGGTAAGGGGCTCGTTGTAACGCCAGATTATAGCCAAGTTGATTTCAGTAAGGCCGGTGACTACAAGGTTACTTTGAAAGCTTCTGATGGACAGGAAAAAGTAGTGACCTTGCACATTAAAGATAAGGCAACTAATCCAGGAAATCCTGGTAACCCAAGTAACCCGGGAAATCCAAGCAATCCAAGCAATCCATCCCAACCAGGCAATCCATCAAATCCAAGTGACCCTAGTGATCCCAACAATTCAGGGAATGAAAACAATACAGGTGGCGGAGAAGTTGCGCCTAAGAATACTGTAGTTTATTCATTAAAGAATATCTACCTATATAAGGATGCCAACTTTAGAAAAGTTGATCGAACTGCTCACCATGTTGCTAAGGACCGGATTGACCGACCAATGTTTGTGGTTACTGGTTATGCCCGTTCCAAGGCTGGTAATCTACGCTACCAAGTTAAAGATGTGAACCACTTTAGTAAGACAGATGGTAAGACTGGCTACATTACTGCTAAGTGGGATTATGTTCGTCCGGTATATTACCAGACTAAGCACTCCACGATTACTGTCATCAGCGCCAAAGGAGTCAAATCATATAAGAACAAGAACCTGACTGGTAAAGTGAAAAATTACAAGCAGGGAACTGTCTTGAACGTTAAGAGTATTGAACGTCACAACTTAACAACTCGGTTTGTTTTAAGTAATGGCCAATACATCACGGCTAACCGAAAGTTAGTTAATATGGGCCGTCACAAACAACCAACCAAAGTTAAGGCAAAGACTAGTGTTAAGCGATACAAGACCGTTAATTTAACGAGAAAGAATCGTAGTTTTAAACGAAACCAAGTATTTAAGGTAATTCGTTATGAATACTCAAATAACCAAAACGTTTCGAAGTACGGCACACTCCGTTACCGAGTATCGGGCGGGTATATTACTGGAAACAGTAAGTATGTTCAAGTGATTAATTAA
- a CDS encoding DMT family transporter, which translates to MENKILENHVGKGITLALLASTFWGISGTVLQVISQGENIPADWYLSTRTFFAGLILLIISFAKYRLKIFDVFKSWKTVGWLLAYAIFGLMANLYTFYFAVQTGNAAAATILQYLSPLFIVLGSLIFKKQVPLRSDVIAFIIAMIGVFLAITHGNIHELSIPTNALIWGIFSGLTAAFYVVLPKPVTKDHSPIIVLGWALIIGSLFFNIRHPFWTNVPPIHTSTVLAMSTVIVVGTILPFLLLLNSLEFAPSAVVSILDAVQPVVTFILSLMFLHLEFNIVELFGSVLVVVAITILQRFRTNE; encoded by the coding sequence ATGGAAAATAAAATATTAGAGAATCATGTTGGTAAGGGAATTACTCTGGCACTGTTGGCTTCAACTTTTTGGGGAATTTCTGGGACGGTGTTACAAGTTATTTCTCAGGGTGAAAACATTCCAGCAGATTGGTATCTATCAACCAGAACATTCTTTGCCGGGCTAATTTTATTGATAATTAGTTTTGCTAAGTACCGCTTGAAAATCTTTGATGTGTTTAAGTCTTGGAAGACGGTAGGTTGGTTATTGGCCTATGCAATTTTTGGACTGATGGCTAATTTGTATACTTTTTATTTCGCAGTGCAAACAGGTAATGCCGCCGCTGCAACAATCTTGCAATATCTCAGCCCATTGTTTATTGTCCTTGGAAGTTTAATTTTTAAAAAACAGGTTCCATTACGCAGTGATGTGATCGCGTTTATTATTGCAATGATCGGAGTATTTTTAGCCATTACGCATGGGAATATCCACGAATTGTCAATTCCAACCAACGCACTTATTTGGGGGATCTTTTCTGGGTTGACAGCTGCTTTTTACGTCGTATTGCCTAAGCCAGTCACCAAGGATCATTCACCAATTATTGTCTTAGGTTGGGCATTGATTATCGGAAGTTTGTTTTTTAATATTCGGCATCCTTTCTGGACGAACGTGCCACCAATTCATACCAGCACGGTACTAGCTATGAGCACGGTCATAGTGGTAGGAACGATTTTACCATTTTTGCTCCTATTGAACAGTTTGGAATTTGCTCCTTCTGCGGTGGTTAGTATTTTAGATGCTGTCCAGCCTGTGGTTACATTCATTTTGAGCTTAATGTTCTTGCATTTGGAATTTAATATCGTTGAACTATTTGGATCTGTGTTGGTGGTTGTAGCTATTACAATTCTGCAAAGATTCCGGACCAACGAATGA
- a CDS encoding DUF2325 domain-containing protein, producing the protein MAEQRIGQLNTGRKTDGNLKKFKPTTGYDLNGKRVLMAGYGDHKAVAEEVVLAHNGNELCLYDEKTRGKGIQTNLSKAITHADIVLIMLNSVSHNTANHAISIAREQHKLVAATNMNSPLAIEQAISRAINHQPIYVPSHHIVE; encoded by the coding sequence ATGGCCGAACAACGAATTGGACAATTAAATACTGGTCGCAAAACCGATGGGAATCTAAAAAAATTTAAACCAACTACTGGTTATGATTTAAATGGTAAACGAGTATTAATGGCAGGATATGGCGATCATAAAGCGGTCGCCGAAGAAGTTGTCCTTGCCCATAATGGTAATGAGCTATGTTTATATGATGAAAAAACTCGCGGTAAAGGAATTCAAACTAACTTAAGCAAAGCCATTACCCATGCCGACATTGTCTTAATCATGTTGAATTCAGTTAGTCACAACACAGCAAATCACGCGATTTCAATTGCGCGAGAACAACACAAGCTGGTTGCCGCAACCAACATGAACAGTCCACTAGCAATTGAGCAGGCTATCAGTCGTGCAATTAATCATCAACCAATTTATGTTCCATCACATCATATCGTTGAGTAA